Proteins encoded by one window of Mesorhizobium sp. INR15:
- a CDS encoding class II glutamine amidotransferase yields the protein MCRWAAYLGEAVFLEDIVTAPCHSLIAQSHCAQEAKSPTNGDGFGLAWYGDRPEPGLYRDILPAWSDPNLKSLCRQIKSGLFLAHVRASTGGATSRMNCHPFISGNWSFMHNGQIGGFEKIRRALENSLSDAVFDQREGTTDSELFFLLMIDEGLATDPQGAVSRATSRVLDASRRAGLDPALKLTAAFSDGQALHAVRYATDNQAPTLYTSVFRKGGGRCIVSEPFDRDGGDWQAIPPSSFVTMTKTGMTIRPFVPAPAKLALVG from the coding sequence ATGTGCCGGTGGGCGGCCTATCTCGGTGAAGCGGTCTTTCTGGAAGACATCGTCACGGCGCCCTGTCATTCGCTGATCGCCCAGAGCCATTGCGCCCAGGAAGCGAAGTCGCCGACCAATGGCGATGGCTTCGGTCTTGCCTGGTACGGCGACCGGCCTGAGCCCGGCCTCTATCGCGATATCCTGCCGGCCTGGTCCGATCCCAATCTGAAGAGCCTGTGCCGGCAGATCAAATCCGGCCTGTTCCTTGCCCATGTCAGGGCATCGACCGGCGGTGCCACCAGCCGCATGAACTGCCACCCGTTCATTTCAGGCAACTGGTCGTTCATGCACAATGGCCAGATCGGCGGCTTCGAAAAGATCCGCCGTGCCCTGGAGAATTCGCTGTCAGACGCCGTCTTCGATCAACGCGAAGGCACCACGGATTCCGAACTGTTTTTCCTCCTGATGATCGACGAGGGCCTGGCCACCGATCCGCAAGGCGCGGTATCCCGCGCCACCAGCCGGGTGCTCGATGCCTCGCGCCGCGCCGGCCTTGATCCCGCCTTGAAACTCACTGCCGCCTTCTCGGACGGGCAGGCGCTCCATGCGGTCCGCTACGCAACAGACAACCAGGCGCCGACGCTCTACACATCCGTGTTCCGTAAGGGCGGCGGCCGCTGCATCGTCTCCGAGCCGTTCGACCGCGATGGCGGCGACTGGCAAGCCATCCCGCCGTCGAGTTTCGTCACCATGACCAAGACCGGGATGACCATCCGCCCATTCGTTCCGGCGCCGGCCAAGCTCGCGCTG
- a CDS encoding DUF6356 family protein — translation MSIFTSHPAKVGETYFGHMAFAAWFSSRLLMAASAALVHAFLPFLFETTASRIVRELYERTHNRGTHTTQGPAALPDRA, via the coding sequence ATGTCGATTTTCACCTCGCACCCAGCCAAGGTCGGTGAGACCTATTTCGGCCACATGGCCTTTGCCGCCTGGTTCTCGTCGCGGCTGCTGATGGCGGCGTCCGCCGCGCTTGTTCACGCTTTCTTGCCATTTCTGTTTGAAACTACCGCCAGCCGAATCGTTCGCGAACTCTACGAGCGGACGCACAACAGAGGCACACACACGACCCAGGGGCCCGCGGCTCTTCCGGATCGTGCCTAA
- a CDS encoding Lrp/AsnC family transcriptional regulator gives MAQDIDEIDRRLLTELQRDGTLSVDQLSERVALSRNACWRRVKRLEEDGVITGRVALVNPEKLGLGLSVFILIRTSNHDPEWLQRFRAAVTGFPEITGVYRMSGDLDYVLRARVADVKAYDRLYQRLIAKVALSDVSASFVMEEIKETTVVPMELR, from the coding sequence ATGGCGCAAGATATCGATGAAATCGACCGGAGATTGCTGACGGAATTGCAACGCGACGGCACGCTGTCGGTCGACCAGCTGTCCGAGCGGGTGGCGCTGTCGCGCAATGCCTGCTGGCGGCGGGTCAAGCGGCTCGAGGAAGATGGCGTCATCACTGGCCGTGTGGCGCTGGTCAACCCGGAAAAGCTCGGGCTTGGCCTCTCGGTGTTCATCCTGATCCGCACGTCCAACCATGATCCGGAGTGGCTGCAGAGATTCCGGGCAGCGGTGACCGGCTTTCCCGAGATCACCGGCGTCTATCGCATGTCGGGCGATCTCGACTATGTGCTGCGCGCCCGCGTCGCCGATGTGAAGGCCTATGACCGGCTCTACCAGCGGCTGATCGCCAAGGTGGCGCTGTCGGATGTCTCTGCGTCCTTCGTCATGGAGGAGATCAAGGAGACTACGGTCGTTCCGATGGAACTGCGCTAG
- the dut gene encoding dUTP diphosphatase: MRAALQISSVIGPTVGFVRLPHGDGLPLPAYESTGAAGMDLRAAVPDDRPLLILPGKRALVPTGLILEIPEGMEGQVRPRSGLAFKHGLTVLNTPGTIDSDYRGEVKVLLVNLGDEDFAVTRGMRIAQIVFAPVTQATVEERTLAGSTTRGSGGFGSTGTA, from the coding sequence ATGCGCGCAGCCCTTCAAATTTCCTCCGTCATCGGTCCGACTGTCGGCTTCGTCAGGTTGCCGCATGGAGACGGACTTCCCCTCCCCGCCTATGAAAGCACCGGTGCCGCCGGCATGGACCTGCGGGCAGCGGTGCCTGACGATCGGCCCTTGCTGATCCTGCCCGGCAAACGGGCTTTGGTTCCGACCGGCCTGATCCTGGAAATTCCCGAAGGCATGGAAGGCCAGGTGCGGCCACGCTCCGGCCTCGCCTTCAAACATGGGCTTACCGTTCTCAACACACCCGGCACCATCGACAGCGACTATCGCGGCGAGGTGAAGGTGCTTCTCGTCAATCTCGGCGACGAGGATTTCGCGGTGACACGCGGCATGCGGATCGCCCAGATCGTGTTCGCTCCGGTGACACAGGCGACCGTCGAGGAACGCACATTGGCCGGCAGCACGACGCGCGGCTCCGGCGGCTTCGGATCGACCGGCACGGCCTGA
- a CDS encoding HAD family phosphatase, with protein sequence MSLPKLVIFDCDGILVDTENLANKRLAEWLSAAGYPTSFEYCRKHFSGRSMVSVQKEIEEKTDVRLGADFVERWNAGLPDLFAHGVEAIPYVRDFIEAVRAAGIPYCVATSARISKMHITLGQTGLLPLFEHAMFSATMVGRGKPFPDLFLHAAKTMGFAPDDCIVIEDSVAGTQAGVAAGMRVFSYHADPNSDRDGLLEAGGILFDDMRELAGLVPIH encoded by the coding sequence ATGTCCCTTCCAAAGCTCGTGATCTTCGACTGCGACGGGATCCTGGTCGACACCGAGAACCTTGCCAACAAGCGCCTTGCCGAATGGCTGAGCGCTGCCGGTTACCCCACAAGCTTCGAATATTGCCGCAAGCACTTTTCCGGCCGCAGCATGGTTTCGGTGCAGAAGGAAATCGAGGAAAAGACCGACGTCAGGCTCGGCGCCGATTTCGTCGAGCGCTGGAATGCCGGCCTGCCGGATCTGTTCGCGCACGGCGTCGAGGCCATTCCCTACGTCCGCGACTTCATCGAAGCCGTTCGAGCAGCCGGCATCCCCTATTGCGTCGCCACCTCGGCCAGAATCTCGAAGATGCACATCACGCTTGGCCAGACCGGGCTGCTGCCGCTGTTCGAACACGCCATGTTCAGCGCGACCATGGTCGGGCGCGGCAAGCCGTTTCCCGACCTGTTCCTGCATGCGGCGAAAACCATGGGTTTCGCGCCGGACGACTGCATCGTCATCGAGGACAGTGTGGCCGGAACGCAAGCAGGCGTTGCCGCCGGCATGCGGGTGTTTTCCTACCATGCCGATCCGAATTCCGACCGCGACGGCCTGCTAGAGGCCGGCGGCATCCTGTTCGATGATATGCGCGAGCTGGCCGGGCTGGTGCCGATCCACTGA
- a CDS encoding oxaloacetate decarboxylase — translation MDKGKIFRDLHASTFVMPNPWDIGTAKLLASFGFTALATTSAGFAFSRGLPDGAVTFEAMIHHCRDLTGATSLPVSADLERGKGDSAASAAETIFAAEAAGLAGCSIEDHTGDPDKPIYDFSHAVERVAAAVEAARALKRDFVFTARAENFLWGKSDLDDTIKRLQAFDKAGADVLYAPGIGDVEMVRAICSAVSKPVNVMARPGFTIADLAMAGVKRISLGPWLTNFAYGMLETAAREIQQDGTFGFTRAAMPFGKLQALFGKPVA, via the coding sequence ATGGACAAGGGCAAGATCTTTCGCGACCTGCATGCCTCGACCTTCGTCATGCCCAATCCCTGGGACATCGGCACGGCCAAGCTGCTGGCTTCCTTCGGCTTCACGGCATTGGCGACGACCAGCGCCGGCTTTGCCTTTTCGCGCGGCCTGCCCGATGGCGCGGTGACCTTCGAGGCGATGATCCATCATTGCCGCGATTTGACCGGAGCGACCAGCCTGCCGGTCTCGGCCGATCTCGAGCGCGGCAAGGGCGACAGCGCCGCAAGTGCCGCCGAGACCATTTTCGCGGCGGAAGCGGCCGGCCTTGCCGGCTGTTCGATCGAGGATCACACCGGCGACCCGGACAAGCCGATCTATGATTTTTCGCATGCGGTCGAGCGGGTGGCGGCAGCGGTCGAGGCGGCGCGGGCGTTGAAGCGCGATTTCGTCTTCACCGCACGAGCCGAGAATTTTCTCTGGGGCAAGTCCGACCTCGACGACACGATCAAGCGGCTGCAGGCCTTCGATAAGGCCGGCGCCGACGTGCTCTATGCGCCAGGCATCGGCGATGTCGAAATGGTGCGCGCCATCTGTTCGGCGGTCAGCAAGCCGGTCAATGTCATGGCAAGGCCCGGCTTCACCATCGCCGATCTTGCCATGGCCGGCGTCAAGCGCATCTCGCTTGGACCGTGGCTGACCAATTTCGCCTACGGCATGCTGGAGACTGCCGCCCGCGAAATCCAGCAGGACGGCACTTTCGGCTTCACCCGCGCCGCGATGCCTTTCGGCAAGCTGCAGGCGCTCTTTGGTAAGCCCGTCGCATGA
- a CDS encoding proline racemase family protein: MTLTVTDMHTGGEPLRIVTSGYPDIPKGTILEKRAYVRDHLDHLRKILMFEPRGHYDMYGALLVEPDLPGADLAVLFMHNEGYSTMCGHAIVALGRYAVDEGLVTKQEPITIVNIEAPCGLVVASVEVRDGKAGGVSFESVPAFLFARDQTIELPGYGTIGFDVAYGGAFYALADCHQFGLEFGRDRVRDFVDAATALTDRLKAELPLSHPDHADLAFLYGTILTDGRDAFSGEVTKNVCVFAEAEVDRSPTGSGVTARLAAMFAKGEIAAGQTRTFESIAGSRFSGAVAATAKAGRHNAIIARVGGRAYYSGRSEFIVEPDDELGRGFLLH, translated from the coding sequence ATGACGCTGACCGTCACCGACATGCACACCGGTGGCGAGCCGCTGAGGATCGTCACCAGCGGCTATCCAGATATTCCCAAGGGGACCATCCTGGAAAAGCGCGCTTATGTGCGCGACCATCTCGATCACCTGCGAAAAATCCTGATGTTCGAGCCGCGCGGCCATTACGACATGTATGGCGCGCTGCTGGTGGAACCCGACTTGCCAGGCGCCGACCTTGCTGTGCTGTTCATGCACAATGAGGGCTATTCGACCATGTGCGGCCACGCCATCGTCGCGCTCGGCCGCTATGCCGTCGACGAGGGGCTGGTGACAAAACAGGAGCCAATCACCATCGTCAACATCGAGGCGCCGTGCGGACTGGTGGTTGCCTCGGTAGAGGTTCGGGATGGCAAGGCAGGAGGCGTGTCGTTCGAGAGCGTGCCGGCGTTCCTGTTTGCCCGCGACCAGACAATCGAACTGCCTGGCTATGGCACGATCGGCTTCGACGTCGCCTATGGCGGCGCCTTCTACGCGCTGGCCGATTGCCATCAATTCGGGCTGGAATTCGGACGCGACCGCGTGCGCGATTTCGTTGATGCGGCGACTGCACTGACTGACAGGCTCAAGGCTGAGTTGCCGCTGTCGCATCCCGATCACGCCGACCTTGCCTTTCTCTACGGCACGATCCTGACCGATGGCCGCGACGCCTTTTCCGGCGAGGTGACGAAGAACGTCTGCGTCTTCGCCGAGGCAGAAGTCGATCGATCACCAACCGGATCCGGTGTCACCGCGCGGCTGGCGGCGATGTTTGCCAAAGGCGAAATCGCGGCAGGCCAGACAAGGACATTCGAGAGCATCGCCGGCTCGCGCTTTTCCGGTGCGGTGGCAGCAACGGCGAAAGCCGGCCGGCATAATGCGATCATCGCCCGCGTCGGCGGCCGCGCCTATTATTCCGGGCGTTCCGAATTCATCGTCGAGCCAGACGACGAACTGGGCCGGGGGTTTCTGCTACACTGA
- a CDS encoding sulfate transporter family protein, whose product MIFNAARAAALELLSPPFRAVFIKTLGLTLLALVALWFGLTSLVEWAAWPWLHGFLPGLPSWAGWLGGIIAAIGLAFGMALLIAPVTAVVAGLFLDDIAEVVERTDYPGDRPGRAMPALRSLVLSIRFLGIVIVGNIVALLLLLVPGINIAAFFLVNGYLLGREFFEFAAMRFRSEEEARALRRAYAGTVFLAGLLIAACLAVPLLNLLTPLFAAAMMVHLHKAISARDKAGLRSV is encoded by the coding sequence GTGATCTTCAATGCCGCCCGTGCCGCTGCCCTTGAGCTGCTCTCGCCGCCGTTTCGCGCGGTTTTCATCAAGACACTGGGGTTGACCTTGCTGGCGCTGGTGGCGCTGTGGTTCGGCCTGACCAGCCTTGTCGAATGGGCGGCCTGGCCATGGCTCCACGGTTTCTTGCCCGGCCTTCCATCCTGGGCCGGATGGCTGGGCGGCATCATCGCCGCCATTGGCCTTGCCTTTGGCATGGCGCTGCTCATCGCGCCGGTGACGGCGGTTGTCGCCGGCCTGTTCCTTGACGATATCGCCGAGGTGGTCGAGCGCACGGATTATCCCGGCGATCGGCCCGGGCGTGCGATGCCGGCACTGCGCTCGCTGGTGCTGTCGATCCGGTTCCTTGGCATTGTCATCGTCGGCAACATCGTCGCGCTGCTGCTCCTGCTGGTGCCGGGCATCAACATTGCCGCCTTCTTCCTCGTCAACGGCTACCTGCTCGGACGTGAGTTCTTCGAATTCGCGGCCATGCGCTTTCGCTCCGAGGAAGAGGCCAGGGCTCTGCGCAGGGCATATGCCGGGACGGTGTTTCTCGCCGGGCTGCTGATTGCTGCCTGCCTCGCCGTGCCGCTGCTCAACCTTCTGACGCCGTTGTTCGCCGCAGCCATGATGGTGCATCTGCACAAGGCGATCTCGGCGCGTGACAAAGCCGGATTGCGTTCAGTGTAG
- a CDS encoding DMT family transporter: MPARSEMTIDLMLLGVLAVLWGASYTFIKIGVETIPPVTFIAARTLIAGGILFAIIRWRGLAMPRDAATWRRFAFQACLNSVIPFTLIAAAERSVDAGLATILNSTSPIFTFLLTALITRHEPVTARKLVGVSAGIIGICLVIGTEALGGLGHELWAQLAIVIATVSYAGAAIFGRGFKGLDPMLPAAGSMLCGAVILVPLSLVVDRPWMLSPSTASILALLGLSIFSTALAFVIYFRLIHTLGSVGTTSQAYLRVPIGVGIGAVFLGESLGPTAWVGMAFVVAGVAAMTIPVRKPALAR; the protein is encoded by the coding sequence ATGCCTGCAAGAAGCGAAATGACGATCGACCTGATGCTGCTCGGCGTGCTGGCGGTGCTTTGGGGCGCGTCCTACACGTTCATCAAGATCGGCGTCGAGACGATCCCGCCGGTCACGTTTATTGCCGCCCGGACCTTGATCGCCGGTGGCATTCTGTTTGCCATCATCCGTTGGCGCGGGCTTGCCATGCCGCGCGATGCGGCAACCTGGCGGCGCTTCGCCTTCCAGGCCTGCCTCAACAGCGTGATACCTTTCACCCTGATTGCCGCGGCCGAGCGTTCCGTCGACGCCGGCCTCGCCACCATCCTCAATTCCACCTCGCCGATCTTCACCTTCCTGCTGACGGCGCTCATCACCCGCCACGAGCCGGTGACGGCGCGCAAGCTGGTCGGCGTCAGCGCCGGCATCATCGGCATCTGCCTTGTCATCGGCACCGAGGCGCTGGGCGGGCTTGGCCACGAATTGTGGGCGCAGCTGGCGATTGTCATCGCGACAGTCTCCTATGCCGGCGCCGCCATCTTTGGACGTGGCTTCAAAGGCCTCGATCCGATGCTGCCCGCCGCCGGCTCGATGCTTTGCGGAGCGGTCATACTGGTGCCGCTCAGCCTCGTGGTCGACCGGCCGTGGATGCTCTCGCCATCGACGGCGTCGATCCTGGCCTTGCTCGGCCTGTCGATCTTCTCGACCGCGCTGGCCTTCGTCATCTATTTTCGCCTGATCCACACGCTGGGCTCGGTCGGCACGACGTCGCAGGCCTATCTGCGCGTGCCGATCGGCGTCGGCATCGGCGCTGTCTTCCTGGGCGAAAGCCTGGGGCCGACAGCCTGGGTCGGAATGGCCTTTGTCGTGGCAGGTGTCGCCGCCATGACCATCCCGGTTCGCAAGCCGGCGCTGGCCCGATAG
- a CDS encoding adenosine kinase: MPDYDVLCIGNAIVDIIAQCDEEFLETNGIIKGAMNLIDTERAELLYSRMGPAIEASGGSAGNTAAGVASFGGRAAFFGKVSNDALGEIYAHDIHAQGVAFDTKPLTGEPPTARSMIFVTPDGERSMNTYLGACVELGPEDVEADKASGAKVTYFEGYLWDPPRAKEAIRQTAKLAHAAGREVSMTLSDSFCVGRYRDEFLDLMRSGTVDIVFANSHEIKSLYQTTSFEEALAQIRKDCKIAAVTRSEKGSVIVRGDETVVIKATTIRELVDTTGAGDLYAAGFLHGYTQGRDLQTCGDLGSLAAGLVIQQLGPRPRQNLKREAEQAGLL, from the coding sequence ATGCCGGACTATGACGTGCTTTGCATCGGCAATGCCATTGTCGACATCATCGCCCAGTGCGACGAGGAATTCCTCGAGACCAATGGCATCATCAAAGGCGCGATGAATCTCATCGATACCGAGCGCGCCGAGCTGCTTTACAGCCGCATGGGCCCGGCAATCGAGGCCTCCGGCGGCAGCGCCGGCAACACGGCGGCCGGCGTCGCCAGTTTCGGTGGCCGCGCCGCTTTCTTCGGCAAGGTTTCCAACGACGCGCTTGGTGAAATCTACGCCCATGACATTCACGCGCAGGGCGTCGCCTTCGACACCAAGCCGCTGACCGGTGAGCCGCCAACCGCGCGCTCGATGATCTTCGTGACGCCCGACGGCGAACGCTCGATGAACACCTATCTCGGCGCCTGCGTCGAACTCGGACCCGAGGATGTCGAGGCCGACAAGGCCTCGGGCGCCAAGGTCACCTATTTCGAGGGCTATCTCTGGGATCCGCCACGGGCCAAGGAAGCCATCCGCCAGACGGCGAAGCTGGCGCACGCCGCCGGCCGCGAAGTGTCGATGACATTGTCGGATTCGTTCTGCGTCGGCCGCTACCGCGACGAGTTCCTCGACCTGATGCGCTCGGGCACTGTCGATATCGTCTTTGCCAACAGCCACGAGATCAAATCGCTCTACCAGACGACGTCGTTCGAAGAGGCGCTGGCGCAGATCCGCAAGGACTGCAAGATCGCCGCCGTGACCCGTTCGGAGAAGGGCTCCGTCATTGTGCGCGGCGACGAGACCGTGGTCATCAAGGCGACAACGATCCGGGAACTGGTCGACACGACAGGCGCTGGCGACCTTTATGCCGCCGGCTTCCTGCACGGCTACACGCAAGGCCGCGACCTGCAGACCTGCGGCGATCTTGGCTCACTGGCGGCCGGACTGGTGATCCAGCAACTCGGCCCAAGACCACGGCAGAACCTGAAACGCGAGGCTGAGCAGGCGGGGCTGCTGTAG
- a CDS encoding antitoxin Xre/MbcA/ParS toxin-binding domain-containing protein — MNRFPIQGMRQDDFAEMVAEEVERALAQYDEAINKPTMVSVGKIAGSIASAVTLLSPKHQRAIDSIHADLPGLASKFVRALAAEAARRSEAGTSDAVGLPVILPAAVEGMSNPSNKADDLESMLIEDWAGRVAGSTYLEENLHIARSTLHRWQRRNEVIALRKGGRKHVFPLAQFVDGRPVAGIRDVLSLISNPRLAWLWLTRPSAHLDGRVPIDLLRQDQIQDVVEAARVFAPG, encoded by the coding sequence ATGAACAGATTTCCAATCCAGGGAATGAGACAGGACGACTTCGCCGAAATGGTCGCGGAGGAAGTCGAACGCGCGCTCGCGCAGTATGACGAAGCCATCAACAAGCCCACCATGGTCTCGGTCGGCAAGATTGCCGGCAGCATCGCGTCCGCCGTCACTTTGCTTTCGCCCAAACACCAGCGCGCCATCGACAGCATCCATGCGGACCTTCCGGGCCTTGCCTCGAAATTCGTTCGCGCGCTGGCGGCCGAGGCCGCGCGCCGCAGCGAGGCAGGGACCAGCGATGCTGTAGGCCTGCCGGTGATCTTGCCGGCAGCCGTCGAGGGAATGTCAAACCCAAGCAACAAGGCCGACGATCTCGAATCGATGCTGATCGAGGATTGGGCGGGGCGCGTCGCCGGATCGACCTATCTGGAAGAAAACCTGCACATCGCGCGCTCGACATTGCACCGCTGGCAAAGGCGCAACGAGGTCATTGCCCTGCGCAAGGGCGGCCGCAAACATGTCTTCCCGCTGGCGCAGTTCGTCGACGGCAGGCCGGTCGCCGGCATACGCGACGTGCTGTCGCTGATCAGCAATCCGAGGCTGGCCTGGCTGTGGCTGACGCGGCCTTCGGCTCATCTCGACGGCCGCGTGCCCATCGACTTGCTCCGCCAGGATCAAATCCAGGATGTGGTCGAGGCCGCGCGCGTGTTCGCGCCGGGCTGA
- the speB gene encoding agmatinase, which yields MLQPLPRTRETDDAVFGNNIHGGSHEPVYSGVLSFMRRRLSRNLAGVDVAIWGIPFDAAVSNRPGARFGPQGVRRASAILEGDPQYPFRADPFEKLAVIDYGDCGLDFGRHDEAPAQIERQASEVVDAGVTLLSIGGDHYVTWPLLRAHAKKHGPMALVQFDAHQDTWFDEDRRIDHGSFVARAVREGIVRPDRSIQVGIRTHAPDTCGLEILYGEDVAELGVAGVVERIKARVGDAKTYLTFDIDCLDPAYAPGTGTPVSGGLSSREALMILRRLGSLDIVGADVVEVAPAYDHADVTSIAGAAVLQHYLGLLAERKG from the coding sequence ATGTTGCAGCCTCTGCCGCGTACCCGTGAAACCGACGATGCCGTGTTCGGCAACAACATCCATGGCGGCTCGCATGAGCCGGTCTACAGCGGCGTCCTGTCCTTCATGCGCCGCCGGCTGAGCCGCAACCTGGCTGGCGTCGATGTCGCCATCTGGGGCATCCCCTTCGACGCCGCCGTGTCCAACCGCCCGGGCGCCCGTTTCGGGCCGCAGGGCGTGCGGCGCGCGTCCGCCATCCTTGAAGGCGATCCGCAGTACCCGTTCCGCGCCGATCCGTTCGAAAAGCTCGCGGTGATCGACTATGGCGACTGCGGGCTCGACTTCGGCCGTCACGACGAAGCGCCGGCGCAGATCGAAAGGCAGGCGAGCGAGGTCGTCGATGCCGGCGTCACGCTGCTCTCCATCGGCGGCGATCACTATGTGACATGGCCGCTGCTGCGGGCGCACGCCAAGAAACATGGCCCGATGGCTCTGGTCCAGTTCGATGCGCATCAGGACACCTGGTTCGACGAAGACAGGCGCATCGACCATGGCTCGTTTGTTGCCCGCGCCGTGCGCGAAGGCATCGTCCGGCCGGACCGTTCGATCCAGGTCGGCATCCGGACCCATGCGCCGGACACTTGCGGCCTCGAAATTCTCTATGGCGAAGACGTCGCTGAACTCGGCGTCGCGGGTGTCGTCGAACGCATCAAGGCCCGCGTCGGCGATGCCAAGACCTATCTGACCTTCGACATCGACTGCCTCGACCCGGCCTATGCACCCGGCACCGGCACGCCTGTCTCCGGCGGGCTGTCGTCGCGCGAGGCGCTGATGATCCTGCGCCGCCTCGGCTCGCTGGATATCGTTGGCGCCGATGTCGTGGAAGTGGCGCCCGCCTACGACCATGCCGATGTCACCTCGATCGCCGGCGCGGCCGTGCTGCAGCACTATCTTGGCCTGCTGGCTGAACGGAAAGGCTAG
- a CDS encoding polyamine ABC transporter substrate-binding protein, translating into MRRLALLAASMLCLAVSPLCSAASAAEDKTVNILFWYDYVPADTIAEFEKQTGIKVVYDTFDSVDMLTTKALTGGSGYDIIMPGASLVGQYAKAGAIQKLDKTKLPNAGGLNPDIMAFLARQDPGAAYAVPYAYGTTGIMYNPAKITERMKDAPVDSLDMIFKPEIAAKFQDCGIAMVDSPEGVMSVALNYLGFDPFSTDEAELRKAGALLAAIKPYIRHFKSGSIMNELAAGDLCLALGWSGDAIGANARAADAKNGVEVRYFVPREGTEIFFDVMTVPVDAPHPDNAHALMNFLLSPQASARFTNATLYPNAIGAATPMVDEIVRDNPNIYFSKETLKHLFAAQPRDAKSLRMVTRLWTSFVTGTN; encoded by the coding sequence ATGCGCCGTCTTGCCCTGCTTGCCGCTTCGATGCTTTGCCTGGCTGTGTCCCCGCTTTGCAGCGCGGCTTCCGCCGCCGAGGACAAGACCGTCAACATTCTGTTCTGGTACGATTACGTGCCGGCCGACACGATCGCGGAGTTCGAAAAGCAGACCGGCATCAAGGTCGTCTACGACACGTTCGATTCCGTCGACATGCTGACGACCAAGGCACTGACCGGAGGCTCGGGCTACGACATCATCATGCCGGGCGCCTCGCTGGTCGGGCAATACGCCAAGGCCGGCGCCATCCAGAAGCTCGACAAGACCAAGCTTCCCAATGCCGGCGGCCTCAACCCTGACATCATGGCCTTCCTCGCGAGGCAGGATCCCGGCGCCGCCTACGCGGTTCCCTATGCCTATGGCACCACCGGCATCATGTACAATCCGGCCAAGATCACCGAGCGCATGAAGGATGCGCCGGTCGACAGTCTCGACATGATCTTCAAGCCGGAAATCGCCGCGAAATTCCAGGATTGCGGCATCGCCATGGTCGATTCGCCGGAAGGCGTCATGTCGGTGGCGCTGAATTATCTCGGCTTCGATCCGTTCTCCACTGACGAGGCCGAGCTGCGCAAGGCCGGCGCGCTGCTTGCCGCCATCAAGCCGTACATCAGACATTTCAAGTCAGGCTCGATCATGAACGAGCTGGCGGCAGGCGACCTTTGCCTGGCGCTCGGCTGGAGCGGTGATGCGATCGGCGCCAATGCCAGGGCGGCGGACGCCAAGAACGGCGTCGAAGTGCGCTATTTTGTACCAAGGGAAGGCACCGAGATTTTCTTCGACGTCATGACCGTCCCGGTCGATGCGCCGCATCCCGACAACGCCCATGCGCTGATGAATTTCCTGCTGTCACCGCAGGCCAGCGCGCGGTTCACCAACGCCACGCTCTACCCCAACGCCATCGGGGCGGCGACGCCGATGGTCGACGAAATCGTGCGCGACAACCCGAACATCTATTTCTCGAAAGAAACCCTGAAGCACCTGTTCGCCGCCCAGCCGCGCGATGCGAAATCGCTGCGCATGGTGACCCGCCTGTGGACGAGTTTCGTCACCGGCACGAATTGA